A genomic window from Halomonas sp. LR3S48 includes:
- a CDS encoding (2Fe-2S)-binding protein: protein MHARADQRIRVTLTLNGRERSGYAEPRTQLCDFLRHELGATGTHVGCEHGVCGACTVRVDGRASRSCLMLAVQAEGRRLDTVESLAGEEGLSDLQQAFRRHHALQCGFCTAGILMSCEEFLDRVADPSEAQVRDMLSGHLCRCTGYTGMVRAVLEVARTRREAAVPDSQQENNDV, encoded by the coding sequence ATGCACGCCAGGGCTGACCAGCGCATTCGCGTGACCCTGACCCTCAATGGCCGCGAGCGCAGCGGCTACGCCGAGCCCCGTACCCAGCTGTGTGACTTCCTGCGCCACGAGCTGGGGGCCACCGGCACGCACGTGGGCTGTGAGCACGGCGTGTGCGGGGCCTGCACGGTGCGCGTCGACGGTCGTGCCAGCCGCAGCTGCCTGATGCTCGCGGTACAGGCCGAGGGTCGGCGGCTCGACACCGTCGAGTCGCTGGCAGGGGAGGAGGGCCTTTCCGATCTGCAACAGGCTTTCCGGCGTCATCACGCCCTGCAGTGCGGCTTCTGCACCGCAGGCATTCTGATGTCCTGCGAGGAGTTCCTGGACCGTGTGGCCGACCCCAGCGAGGCCCAGGTGCGCGACATGCTGTCGGGTCATCTGTGCCGTTGCACCGGCTATACCGGCATGGTCCGGGCGGTACTCGAAGTGGCCCGGACGCGCCGCGAGGCGGCCGTGCCTGACAGTCAACAGGAGAACAACGATGTTTGA
- a CDS encoding FAD binding domain-containing protein, with protein MKPAAFDYLRPSSRREACELLHEAGDDARLIAGGQSLMAVLNMRLAQPKRLIDIAGIEDLNYIERRDDHLAVGAGVTQAELLEYPGLAEAVPLLAQAMPWIGHWQTRNRGTVCGSIAHADPSAELPLCLATLGGEVVLENRRGKVRRVAARDFFQGVLTTDRHPDELITEVRFPLARPGAEYRFHEVAMRHGDFAIVALAAVIDSDRVTLGVGGVADRPVSREFARHDDPSEALNALAWSLGAEDDAHATAAYRRQLIRELGRELIAGGPSDEEIAHARQG; from the coding sequence ATGAAACCTGCTGCTTTCGATTATCTGCGCCCGTCGAGTCGTCGCGAGGCCTGCGAACTGCTGCATGAGGCTGGGGACGACGCTCGGTTGATCGCCGGGGGGCAGTCGTTGATGGCGGTGCTCAACATGCGCCTGGCCCAGCCCAAGCGGCTGATCGATATCGCGGGTATCGAGGACCTGAACTACATCGAGCGTCGTGACGACCATCTGGCCGTGGGCGCCGGGGTGACCCAGGCCGAACTACTCGAATACCCCGGTCTCGCCGAGGCGGTCCCGTTGCTGGCGCAGGCGATGCCCTGGATCGGCCATTGGCAGACCCGTAACCGCGGCACGGTGTGCGGCTCGATCGCCCACGCCGATCCCAGCGCCGAGCTGCCGCTGTGTCTGGCCACCCTGGGTGGCGAGGTGGTGCTCGAGAACCGGCGCGGCAAGGTGCGGCGGGTGGCGGCTCGCGACTTCTTCCAGGGCGTACTGACCACCGACCGCCACCCCGACGAGCTGATCACCGAGGTGCGTTTTCCCCTGGCGAGGCCGGGCGCGGAGTACCGCTTCCACGAAGTGGCCATGCGCCATGGTGACTTCGCCATCGTCGCGCTGGCGGCGGTGATCGACAGCGACCGTGTCACCCTCGGCGTGGGTGGCGTCGCCGATCGCCCAGTGAGTCGCGAGTTCGCCCGCCACGATGACCCGAGCGAGGCCCTCAACGCCCTCGCCTGGTCCTTGGGCGCCGAGGACGATGCCCATGCCACGGCGGCCTATCGCCGCCAGTTGATCCGTGAGCTCGGCCGGGAGTTGATCGCCGGCGGGCCAAGTGACGAGGAGATCGCCCATGCACGCCAGGGCTGA